The Gasterosteus aculeatus chromosome 12, fGasAcu3.hap1.1, whole genome shotgun sequence DNA window GACCACCCGGTACCCGCCGCCGTGATGATGAGGGttcccgtcctcctccccttctccggGACCGGGCGGCTCCTCCACGGCGGACCGGGCCACGGCCACGTCGGACGCCCCGTGCTCCGCCCGGGGCTGCGGGAGGACGAGGAGCGgcggggcggagggggaggcggggacgGGCGGAGAGAAGCCAAGCCCCGGCCCCCCGAGCGGCGGAGCGCCGCTACCGGACAGGTCCGCggcggccagcagcagcagcatcacaccGAGCGGCTTCATGGTCCTCCCGGTGCTCAGCGGGACCACATCCTCCGGAAcctttatatacacacaccgacacaccgagGGGAGCGGGGGCCGAGGAGGGAGGCCGGCCGCCGGTTTACAACATCAACACACTCCGGtaacacggaggaggaggaggaggaggaggaggaggaggacatgtgACCCTGTTTAAAGAGACGGGACCCTGCAGGTGGAGGACCTGGTACCGAGGCGCTCTGCAGTAATACTACACCTCTACTACCATCATGAGTAtactgtataataataatactttaagGATTTATTGTACTCTATTACAATATGTAACCCTTATAGTACTAATAGGCTGCTGGTCCATATGcgtaaaatatatgtttttaaattatactaaaaatatattttacaaatagtgtcatttgtgtttttgaaatatgtaaTACACCCAGTATTATTGGTAAATTAAGAtaacaaaatatatgcttttacTGCACGTCCTCTCTCTGGTCTCAGCTGGGCTGTGTCccaatgacacatttattatttaagcaataaaggTATTATTACAAAGGTAATTGTAATAATTATACTACCAATACTGTGTACTAATAGTTGTCcttataattttatttgtacTGTATTATAATATATACTACCTATAGTACTACTATGTAAAAATATATGCtgtataataattatataaaatTTGACTTGGACGCGGCCGGTAGATGCTCTGTGTAATAGTACTACAGTGATGATGAATATAGTACATTAAACAATTATAATTCATTCCTTATTATTGGTCATTAGAAGTACACACATTTAATAAAACTCTAGTATCAAGTTAGTTttctgataataaaaaaaaagatctataaaaaaatgatttgtaaaGCATTTCGAAGCTTCCGaaataaactttattaaaaACCTTTATTGAAAATACCAATTTCTTTACAGTAAAATGTTTATCTAGGGCTTCAAATGAAAACTAAACTGTTGCAGAGGAAACAAGCAGAAACACCTCAAAGTGCAGAAAATACCTGTACAGAACCAATAACTCCAGTAATCTGAACATACGAGATacataaacacatgttttataacccaTTTGTGATTTGGTGACAAGAAACATCTCTACAAACATGAATACTCCAGAGTGGGTGTTTGCTTGCACTTCAGCTCCTAAGAAGGTTTGTCTATTCAGAAATAAAGTTCTCGTTCAGATGGAACATTTAAAAACTGTTGGAGAGGTTTGAATTTAATGTCAAACGTTGTTGCCCAATTCCAAATGGAGATGCAAAGAAGTAAAAGCAGCGGCAAGCGAGGTCACAGCGAGGTCACAGAGGGGTCGCATTACAAACCCAAGAagattgtgttttattaaaataactaaAGGGATATGttcttgtgttgttgttgttgttgttgttgttgttgttgcatgtcGCTTCGGTTCAATAAACGTGACGTCATCGAAGTGTCAACATCCATATTAATAACCACATGTTCGCTCTGGTTGTCCTGTTGTCTCTCAGCTGGTCGGGGATCAGTCTTCAGTGATCAGACTTGCTCTGCTGTCTGGCTGTTGAGTCCCAGAGCCTGAACCACGTCCAGACTGAGTCCACTTTTCAGAGTCCGcctcactgaaacacacacatcataatTATTACATATTAAATAACTGCTCCTGTCCTCCACGTCTCTAGGATCCATCCGGACCAGGTCTCCAGGGTCCATCTGGACCAGGTCTTTAGGGTTCACAGCGTTTACataacaggtcatttagctgacgcttttatccaaaacagcttacattgcatttttaacccatggtttttacatttttaaccataacccacacagtgggagtagCGTGCAGCCATCCGGGAGTTATGGGTTatgggttgggtgtcttgctcagggacacttcgacatggagcagccagggtttgaACCGCCAAGCTTGCGGTTCCCGACCCACccactctactccatgcgccaccgtcgtgATGTGTATAGGATTTAGTGAGGAAGTACAAACATGATGAGAGATACGAGTGTTGTGGACACAGAGCTGCTGTGGAGTCTGGACACACAGAGTCTGAACCTGTTGAACCAGAGACTTGGGGTCTGCATGACCCTGAACCCTTTGAGACAGAAACTTTCTGTCAGTGGTCTCAggggatttttaaaaatgtctacTAGAGCAAGATTCAGATCCACATTAGTACTCACTTGACTTCCTGTTCAGACGTGACCTCTTTCGGGTTTTGGGGCTGGAGGGTCTGTCGGATGGGTTCTGTGTGACGGACTTGACCAGGCGGTCCATGATCTCGTCCGTGGCGTCGTCAGCAGAGCCGGTGCAGTCTTCTCTGGCTCGAAACATCTGGGACGGACTAACCCTGCCGAGACCTGAGGACCACAGCCACAATCAGAACCTgagccagaaccagaacaacagTCTAATCTGAGAGGACCAGTTGTGTTCAGGTACGATCCTGATCCAGGAGGTAATCTCTGCAAAGCTTTATTGAATGTAacatctgtgtgtatatctgtcTAATCAGAACCGCTGTCCTCATAACAACAAGTCTGGTTCACTCAGGCTTTCGAATGTTCATGCTTATGAGGTGGAAATGGAGGAGGACATTATGTGGAGAATATGGGCAAAATGTGAGATGGACAAGTAGAACAGGTTGAGGACATGAGGAGGCTCAGTCTGGACTAATAATGTCCTTAAACACTAACACACGGAGGGGGGGCAACGTCTGTAAAAGACTTGAGACGTGTTTACGGTGACTGTGTTGAGGTGCTGGTACTGGACCTGGTAACGGTCCAGGAGGAAGAACGTGGACTTACTGCGAACAACTCTGGAGCGTCTCATGCCTTTCTGGTCTATCATCAGATGGTCTGTGCTGATCAGCAGGTTCTTCATGTtctcatgctcctcctcctgacagggCCCCGCCTCTCCTGAGACAGGGGAGGAGCCATCCTCGCCAGGCACCGCCCCCGAAAATTTCTCCGTCTGAGAAGAGGACAAAAGGATGGAGGAGTTCCCCCTAGGCGTCAGACTTGGTTCCCCCTGGGCGTCAGACTTGTTCCCCCTGGAACAAGGAAcaagtctgacacacacacacacgcacacgcgcacgcgcacacgcgcacgcgcacgcgcacacgcacacgcacgcgttTCCCTGGGCATTACCTCGGTGATCATCTTTCCCCGTGTCTTGGTCCTCTCTCTGTGAGCGGCCCGTTTCTGTTTGAGGGTCAGGACCCGCTCCCTGGTGGTCCGGTACTCCAGAGAGAACTCGCTGATGATCCGGCAGAAGCTGGTCACTCTGATGTCCCTCACTGAGGAGGACGGCTGGCCCAGGAACAGCAAGAAGGAGTGGAACCTGGAGGAGAAGCGGCAGGAAGGTTCTGTCGGTGGTTCTGGTCAAGACCTGCATCTCTCAGGTGTCTGCATCTCACCTGTTGATGACCctcctatggaccaccttgaggATGAGGATCCTCTGTGTACAGTCCTTCAGAAACTCTGTCAGCTTGTTCTTCAGCACCACCTTCGTCTCATGTTTGGTCACCACCTTCAGGTTGTCCCATGATGCTTTGCAGCGTTTCTCCAGGTGCACCAGGTTCTCCGAGAGCAGGTCGAAgtccacctggaggagacggACACACTCAGTTGATAAAGAAGTAGTCAGTGAATATGATCAGAACGTGTTGGAGATCAATAATGAAGAGGACACTGTACTTTAGCGGAGCGGGTGATGGCTGGGACCTCTGAATACACGTCTGAGGATTCTGGGTAGTTTTCGAGCAGCAGGCTGCAGGTGTGGTGCAGCAAGGACTGACGGTGGACGGTGtccttcacctccaccaccttctccaGGTAACCCAGCTCGAAGCCTTtagcctaaacacacacacacacacacacacacactgatttgtAATCTGTGTTTGGATAAACAACAGGTCCTTCTGAGCCCGCTCAGCTGATCGGTTCCTGATAAGATGAAGatcacatttcatttctcaCACAAACAGAGGTGAGGAGGACACGTTGTCCGTCCTTCACATGTTAACTGAAGTCTAGAGGACGATGTGAATCCTTCAAAAGGATTCTAATTGTACTTTTCCGTTTCCTACTGACAagagtataataataataaatatttcttGATTGATTTTTGAATTGAGGTTCAACAGAATTATCTAGAGAAACAGAATATTTTGTTCCACAACCTGTTGTTTGTTACGATTCCTGCAAGTCTAAATGAGACACCACCCAACCGCTGTCTTGTCCCGCTTCTGTCAACATAGAGCTCATGGGACCTTCCACAAGACTCCCGTCTTCATCTCATCTGTTGTCTCATCATCTCAAATTACAGTCGCGCTTTTCTATGATTATCTTTCAATTGGGGTGACGTCAATAAGAAGATAGGCAGTGAGTTAGAAGTCAGATTACCTGATTTGGTACCAGgcgagagaacacacacacacacacacacacgtaacattATTGACCTCTCTGCCCATATTGCCTAATTATCATGTTTGTTAGTCAGCAACAAATGTCCAGTAAGATCTTAAATTGAATGGGTCCATGTTTGACACGTAACGTGGATGATTACCAGCAGAACCGATTCACGCGTAAAGCCAcagcagagttgtgcttttcAAACATGGGTTTTTTGCTTGTGTGCAATGACATTTGTCATCGTAACGTCTaaacaattggaataacacacatattgtaTATATCTTTAGAATAATAAACTGTAAAAATACCAAtacaagtttattaaataaaatgatgtaatAAACATTTTTAGGTTTGAATTTTGGCAGGGAAGTCCTGAGGACAGCTACGGTCCGGTGGACCTTTGAACCATATGTGGACCTCTGTTCCCAGGAGCATCAAGCTGCTGGAGATTATGGGCTTCACCTGCATCCTGCTGCACTCTCCTAGTACCTCCTTAGCTTTCTGTGGTCCTCGACATGATACCACAGGCACTACTGTTCACGCTTTAAATGGGCAGATtgacataattaggagaaaatcccgtcaattttcaaaataaaacattattcagaaaaatatatatatatataagctttctgtggtgcggcccgccAAACGGCCCGGTGGCTGGGGACCACTGAATTAGAGAACACACCTTAGATGccaaatcattttaaatctcttctAGGGTTGCAATCAGTTTTGTCCAGGCCATTTTCATTAATTGATTTTTTAATGATTCTGTTGAACCAAAATTAAACTGCATGTCTGTCACTAGTCAGTCACTAGTTTGTCactatttttaaaacattttgattcaGTAGCACTTCTGTCCGTTATTTCAGTGGCTTCTTTCTTTAACGAAAAGGGTACCAACGTTTTTGTCCACTTGTTTATAAATGTTCTGATATGTAACAGTGTGTCCATCCTCACGTTGGAGCTGTTGAGGAAGTTCCCGATGGCGAGCAGCGTAGCCAGGATCCTCCTAAAGGTCTGATTGGACGAGAGCTGCTCCATGCCCAGCTTCAGGTCAAACAGGGGCTCAGCAATCTCCTGCAGGGACAGATCCAAGATCAGTCTCAACGAAACACCACTCACCTGATGTATCAGACCCAGAAGGCCTCTGTGTGGACCTCACCTTCTCCAGAGCCTCGTAGTTCAGTTTAAAGGCCCAGAGCTGCAGGCGGGGGGCCAGAGCACTGATGGAGGCCAGGCTCAGCAGGAACTGCTCTGCTGTCCCCAGAGGGACCTGAGGATTGGCCAGCTGAGCGTCCTGGATCttttgcttctcctcctctgtggggGTCATGGTCAGGATCTTCTGCTCAGGAtagagggggggtgggtggggtgggggagggcagCTGAGGTCCAACTGTAGGTTTACTTCGACTCGGCCCTTTGACCGGAAGGGAAACAAAGTACTCTAACCCTAATCCTAATCGGAAGTAGCTGTGTCTCATTTAGTTGGCCTCATTCATCGACTCGGCGGTCCCATTCCGTGGGCTCCTTCGGCGCGGTCGAAGGACAcatatcccatcatgcattgcAACCCGATGAAGTTTTAGTTTATTCAGGACGGAGGCAGCTGAGCTGACAGCaggagttcacttttaaatgtaagttTCTAGAATTCACGCAAATATctacaaatataaatgttacaATACATAACATCACATTTTAGTTCAGAAAATCGCTTAAGTTACGTGATGTTGGAAACCGATGTTGTTTCAAATACAAATGAGACgtgagaacaaactgctcttagtTAGAACTCCGTCTCAGATTAAAGTGCGCTGAAGAAGACAAGTTAttaacctgaaatatcactttctaattCATAACGTTACAAACAttgagaataaatacacaacagaAATGACTTGGTGCTCTGTGGCGTGATTCCAAACTAACTACGGATTTAGTGTTGTGagatttagttgtgttttatggagcaggaggaagcagcgatgtgtgtggtgaccTTCAGCTCCTGTAGCCCATTCTGGAATATCTTAAGGttacatttaaaatagattGTATCCTATACAAGAAACATATGAAGAGtgtgcatacaagttaatacaTGTATTTACTGTTGTGTTTATTAATTACTGTATTGATTAATGTCCTCGGCCAAAGGAGCGGCGGAGGAGAAGCCGATGACGCACAGACCAGACGTCTCCTTTCAGAGAGCGCTTGGTTCAGCCTGTTCGGTCGTTGGAGGACCCGGCCAACGGAGACCAAAAGGCCGGGTCCTCCTGAAGATGCAGCCCACCAAATGAGACACAGCTAGTGAGAGACAAGTATTCTCTACCTCTATACCCTCCTTGCTGATGGCGTACTCGTCAAAGTTGAGGATGGCGGTCTTGATGACGTGGACGGCCGGTAACACAGTCATACCGATGTTTATGGCGTTGCTCCTCTTTGAGTCCAGAACCAGAATCTCAGACCTCTTTGTCTCAGGTCCTTTCTGGAACAAGTTATCAGATCAGATGAAGCAGGTCTataattttaaataaaagagcTGAGGAAGATTAGGTAGCTGGAGAGTCAAGGGGTGGGAGGGTTAGaaaggggggggaagggaggaaggaattgatgaagtggagggggagggggggcaagggAGTTTCCAAAATGTCCTCTGTAAAGACTTCTGGTCCTGTCAGACTGCACTAATGAGCTAATACGGATCAGCtgtgtgaggagagacagagagactgcGGCGCGTGTTTGTGGGTTGCCACGGAAACGTGTTCCCACGCTGACCGGGTAAACAGTGACTTTACCTAGAATCAGCACGTCAAACAAGTGCCCATCCCTGCAAAACTATGACTAAACTTGTAACTTCTGTTTTCTCTGAGAAATTTGTTTCCCGTTTTGCATTAGTGTCTATAGAGCAGAGTTGGAGGTCTGTGGGATTGCATAGCCACATGACTACGACCAGCAcaacatttcatcattttatcCAAAAATGAAGCACGAAGACAATTGTGGCAATGAGAATTCCAATCCGCCTCTCACATAGATTCCCATTATAAACGCAGAAATGGTCTCAAATTTTTCTAAAATGACCATGATTACAAGAAAGAGTTTCAGGTATGtgggtggcgtggtggttagcactgttgcctcacagcaagaaggtcctgggttccactccgcccagtggcctttctgtgtggagtctgcgtgttctccccgtgtctgcattGGTTCTCTCAGGgtgctccggcttcctcccacagtccaaaggaatgctctggggatcaggttgattggtaactAACAATTCTCAGAATTCCCCCTAGTCGCGGACGGAATGGGGAACAGAGAGGGCCAGTTTGACACAGCCCAGAAAGAAGACGACACCCTGAGACACGCCTGGGCTCGGGTGCTCGCCCACGACGGTCAACCCCTCGACCCAGTGAGACCTTTGTCTTACCCCTTCTTTGCTACAAAAAATACCGTACTGTATAGGGTGTGCAAGATGGAAGGGCAGGTAGTTGAACAGTTGGTAGTCCCTCGCCCATACACCAGTAAGGTCCTGTATCTGGCCCACTCCCACCTTATGGGCGCTCACCAGGGGATGGATAAGACGCGGGAGAGGATAGAAGCCCGGTTTTACGGGCTGCACCATCAAGGAGCATGTGGTCCAAATGAAGACCAGGATGGCCCAAGTCTGGCCAGTAGTGAGGGAACACCTGCAACAGGCACAGCAAGCCCAAACCCAAGTGTAAAATTGGGGTGCCCAGGTACGTGCCTTCCTACCAGGAGAATGTGTCCTTGTGTTGGTCCCCAGCTCGGACTGTAAGTTTCTGGCTAAGTGGCAGGGACCCTATGAGGTGGTGGCACGGGTTAATGAAGCCAACTATCAGGTACGTCAGCCTGACCGGCGCAGGCCCCTACAACTCTACCACGTTAACCTTCTTAAAAAATGGCAGAGTCTTCCAGAACTGCAGGCGCAACCCACTCCGGCCCTTACCGCTCGGATCCCATTACCGGAAGTGCGGAGACCAACTCAGTCCGAGTCAGCTGAAAGACCTACGTGAGGTGGTGTGGCAGCACCTGGACGTCTTCTCCGACCTGCCAGGCCGAACCACCATGGCCACCCATGACATAAGGACAGAGCCAGGAGTAAGCGTATGGGTGAAGCCGTATCGTATTCCCGAGGCGAGGAGAGAGGCCATCCGGAGGGAGGTGAGTAGAATGCTCCAGCTGGGGGTCATTCAGGAGTCCCACAGTGCCTGGTCCAGCCCAGTGGTACTGGTGTCCAAGCCGGATGGTTCTTACCGTTTCTGTAATGACTTCCGTAGACTCAATGACGTCTCCCAGTTTGATGCCTATCCCATGCCCAGGGTGGATGACCTGATTGACCGGCTGGGGACGGCCCATTTCATCTCCACCTTGGACCTCACCAAAGGCTACTGGCAGGTGCCGCTGACTACTCGGCCTGCCTTCGCCACCTCTGAAGGCCTATATCAATACACAGTGTTATTCTTTGGCGTCCATGGAGCCCCAGCTGCATTCCAGCGGTTAATTAACAAAATTCTCCGGCCCCACCAATGGTATGCACCTGCCTATATCGACGACATCGTGATCCACAGTGACAACTGGGAGACTCACGTGAGCCGGCTGCGGGCTGGACTGGGGGCCCTCCGGGGGGCAGGACTCACGGCCAACCCAAAGAAGTGCCATCTGGGCCTAGACTACCTGGGCTACCGCATAGGACAGGGCAACGTGCAACCACGGGATGCCAAGGTACAGGCCATTCTTAGCTGGCCACAACCCAAGACCAAGCGACAGGTAAAATCTTTCCTAGGTTTGGTGGGGTACTACAAGAGGTTCCTTCCCCGCTACGCAACTATGGCAGCCCCCTTACATGACTTGACGAGAAAGCGGGGGCCAGACAAGGTCAACTGGACAACTGGACCCCTGAGGCTAACGGGGCACCGAACGCCTGTCTTCTCTCTCCCATTCCTAGTCCATACCGACGCGTCAGAAGTGGGACTGGGGGAGGTCCTATGTCAGGTACGAGACGGCGAGGAGCACCCGGTGATGTATATCAGCGAAAGTATCTTCCAAACGAACGCACTGACTCAAGCAGGAGgcgcaggaggtggagcaggaggcgCTTGCCATAAAATGGGCACTGGAGAAGCTTCGCTACTACCTTCTGGGTCGGAACTTCACCCTGGTGACAGATCATGCCCCCCTGAAATGGATGGCGCAGGCCAAGGACTCCAACGCCAGGGTCACCCGCTGGTTCCTGGCCCTCCAGGACTACAAATTCACGGTGGAGCCCCGGCCGGGGAGGGAACATGCTAACGCAGATGCACTGTCCAGGCGGGATGCTTGTATGTGGGCGGTCCAGCGGGGTCCCGGCTTCCTGCTGGGGGAGTTGTGGCAACCCACAGGCGCAGTACCCTGCACAGCGCCTCAAGAGATCAGCACCAAGGGCAGGGACACCGATgagcaagaggtcaggtgaccaaaaggggaCACAGCCCGCCCGCTCtgggagacaacgagcggcccaGGTGCAGCTCATAAGGCTGATGAAGGCTAACCACACTATGAAGGACCAACCATTCCAACCGCCCGGGGAACTAGACGTGTAAGTcgtcttttatccaaagcgacttacattacattttaacccatggcattttacatttttgcctggggagcaattaggggttatgggtcttgctcggggacacttcgacatggggcagccgggacctaaaccaccaaccttgcggttcccagcgcaccctctctacccctgcgccacgtcgccCCGTTTTCTGTGCTTCCCGCAGGAAGGAGACTGAAGGCCAAACAACCTATTGAACTGAaccctcaaaagaggaagaacctaTTTTGCCGGTTTCCCTTTTTTGTGCGTCAAAATAAACCgtaccctttttttgtgtgcaccCAGTCGTGTATCCGAGTCCTGTAATTTCACACCCGATGGTTGCCACACTACGTTTAAAGTATAGCGAGTCAGTATGGCCGCAAAGTTCagtgttttttgcctttttgaatcattcattttaatgaaggTGTGTTATGACACGATTCCCGACGACACCCGACACTTTGACAAATTATGAAGCATTTGCTAGCAGTGCTGCAGGAACATGCTAAACTATTTGTACGGAAGGAGAATAATCAAGAATTCCGCCGGATAATATTCAGTGCGTTCTGCTTCGCAGCCAAACTGAATTATTTCATTTAGCTTTTCTTCtcattaatgaataaaatgttgagAAATTGTTCTTTTTACATCGAGACGGCATTCAGTGAAGCTTTGCATTATTTCTATATGTACTTGTCTGTGATAAGATATCTGCTCGGtgcttcccacaatgcatctgccCCTCAGCTGAAACGCCCCAGTTACCTTGGCGACGGGCATCTCCTTGGCCTTGGACTCAAACAGGTGTTCAAGTCGGGTGGTGTCCACGGATACTTTGTCCAGCGATGCCCACACAGTCCCCCGACCAAAGCAACCCCGCTGAGGCCCGTCGGCATGCTTCAGCTCCCTCCAGAACAACTTcaccgtcttcttcttctgggagGACGCAGCCGAGAGGGGAGGGACAGGAGGGGCTGGACCCCctggtagaggaggaggaggaggaacacctaggcctggtggaggaggaggtggaggaggaacacctaggccgggtggaggaggaggaggtggaggaggaacacctaggccgggtggaggaggaggaggaggaggagggggaacaCCTAGGCccgttggaggaggagggaccccggagaagcaggaggaggacgagtccAAGGAGTCCATGTCCAGCACATCAATGTCCTCCTCGTCCAGCAGGTCGGAGAAATCCAGGTCTTTGATGCGCAAGGCAGCGGTACTGGGCTGCAGCTGGTCCCAGGCATCAGGGGGGCCCCCGGGGCCCAGCGGGGTGATCGGGGTCATCTCCAGACGGCGGCCATTGCTGTCCAGGTCCACGCTGCTCTGCTGCCGAAGGTGACGGGTCTGATGAAGGAGAACACAGTGAGGTCAACAGGATTCAGCCGGAGACACAATGAGGGAACCACTATTCCATGATCCCTGTGGAAGACGTcacagggtcaaggaaagatggttaggagagttGATGAGGAGTCAGGAAAGGACAAGGCGATGCTTAGGAAATTGACTCCACTGAGCTGCGTCCTTGTGTTGGACGGAGACGCTTGTTGGGGACGTCCGTCTGCAGCGTCTACAGAGAAGCGtctcatgtgttgttacagtgtgagtcgtgcagacacacaaacaaccaggttcaaaggaaaactttattaacataAAGGATGCTAACGGTTACTCACACAATCTGCGTTTCTACGTCATGATCGATATTTCTCGTGAATGGACCAAAGACACgttactatttaaatattgctgctgcaaggaattgtgggacgaaAAGGATgatccagtggttcctatgctaaaggagataaggaaggaaggagaggaaagaagcaGCTAGAAAGACAGTGAGGTCAACAGGAAGCAGACAGAGACATTCGGACCTGTTGTTCTTCAGCAAGGCGAGCCAGTGCCGCCTGGGCGGAGCCTTCCAGCCCTTCTAGCTCCGCCCTGCGCGATGCTCTACTCTCATTGGGCGGCTCCACTGAGCGGGTTGTGAAGTTGGAGAGTCGCTCGAAAACACGACCACGTCCTCCCAGATCTCCACctgagacaaaacacacacacacaagcggtctcactctgatgacatcaccagAACCACATAAACAGAGTTCCTACAGTTTGGTAATAGTACTTCtaatataaaagtatttttaaataatttacctGTAACATAATACTTTTACAGTGGGGTACTTGTGCTGATGTAAAGATCTGTATACTTTCCCCTTCAAATGGTAACTGTACTTCTTAAAGGTGTCCTGTAAACATAGTTTTACCCCACTCCTAATACTGCATCAATGTACTTGTTGTGTGTAACGTGCTGCAGACCAGGGAGCCAATCGGCGCTCACCGGGCAGGAAGGCGGCTTCTTCTTCGCTGGCGTTGGAAGCAGCAGCGGCTGCGCTGGGGCTCTGAGGTCCTGAGCTGGAGGTCTTGGAGTACAACTTCTCGTTTGTGGACAGAGTACTGCTCTGCTGTTGGAATGCAGACGCTGCACACGATGTAATCACGTTAGTAATAATATCTAAAACGGGTCTTTGAATGCTGGTCGGAAAGTAAAAAATAGTATCTGAATAATGTACTTTGGTTTTcatgcaaataaaaaactgaactgGAAGTAAACGTTCACATAGCATCAACGTAGTCTTAATAAAGTTCTTATCTAGTATTTATGTAGTAATACTACACTGCGTATCTAGTGCGTGTGTATTACTACTATGGTATTAATAGTACTTCAACAAGTACTTGTAACCCAGTAGTCATGCAGTATTACTATATATCGTACTTATATAGTATTCAAATAGCACCTATTAGTATTCAGAAGTACTTCTATATTACAGGTCAGTTTAGGAcagcagtgacctttgacctccagtaGGAGGCGCTTCATCCCCACAGAGATGATTCCTGTATTTGACACACGTGGAGCTGAGCAGAGACAGAGTGAACATGCGCTGAGCATTGTGGGTAACGGGCGTCTCACCGGGATCCTTCTGGGAGTCAGAGTTTCTGTTGGTGTCCAAACTGCTGGAGGTGGAAACTACAGACGACAAGAGAAGATGTGGAACACACTGCGAGGGCGAAGTGGTGTAAATATGACAACAAGTACAATCTACAACTGAGGGGATTTATTTCGTACTTTCTGCTCTGACTTTCCTCATTTAGAATGTTTTACTGTCAAATTTGCTTCAGTGACAATTTTATATTTTAcgaataaatgaagaaatatcGTCTGAGGGCCGTACTCGGACGAGGTCGCCCTTCAGTAGGGACGCTGTTGGCCccctctgcaggctgcaggcctggagggatg harbors:
- the fhod1 gene encoding FH1/FH2 domain-containing protein 1 isoform X3; this translates as MASVVCRVQYLEDSDPFVCTNFPEPRRPPTVNVEENLPLGEQIAGIHKLLEAPLKLEDCTLQLSPLGNYLDLDLSLDEQRDELESFYQDVTKGKKPIMILRTQLSVRVHCILERLYNSQGPELRRALFSLKQLFQDDKDLVPEFVASEGLTCFVKVGAEADHNYQNYILRALSQIMLFVDGMNGVINHGETLRWLYTLTGSLSRLVVKTSLKLLIVFVEYSETNAPRLIEAVNAVDTHRGMKPWTYLMEVLEERNGSDTELLMFTMTLINKTLSVLPDQDSFYDVTDSLEQLGLETIIHRHMSSEDTQPDLRAQFTTYETSLKHEDEEQDDSSPHLRKERRKMAAGEQEGQRNRGLSGQNLPDRLSSSAGSSPSTSPTPPAFLPTPSPAVSSPSPTGALEGSRSSSPLTSDPGSPASSPSGSHRGSPLPPRTPPNGAVTVGQESGSPTSASRSFLSHHMSSLGLSRRSRLFSKTSSVSEEPSAPCSSSSSDLPEQEKSSQLNQQPLTISSDDSNVNPDKPVLRKLEKPFLRTLAATQWEKKRRSTRLSQSRLSSSDDIIPPGLQPAEGANSVPTEGRPRPISTSSSLDTNRNSDSQKDPASAFQQQSSTLSTNEKLYSKTSSSGPQSPSAAAAASNASEEEAAFLPGGDLGGRGRVFERLSNFTTRSVEPPNESRASRRAELEGLEGSAQAALARLAEEQQTRHLRQQSSVDLDSNGRRLEMTPITPLGPGGPPDAWDQLQPSTAALRIKDLDFSDLLDEEDIDVLDMDSLDSSSSCFSGVPPPPTGLGVPPPPPPPPPPGLGVPPPPPPPPPGLGVPPPPPPPPGLGVPPPPPLPGGPAPPVPPLSAASSQKKKTVKLFWRELKHADGPQRGCFGRGTVWASLDKVSVDTTRLEHLFESKAKEMPVAKKGPETKRSEILVLDSKRSNAINIGMTVLPAVHVIKTAILNFDEYAISKEGIEKILTMTPTEEEKQKIQDAQLANPQVPLGTAEQFLLSLASISALAPRLQLWAFKLNYEALEKEIAEPLFDLKLGMEQLSSNQTFRRILATLLAIGNFLNSSNAKGFELGYLEKVVEVKDTVHRQSLLHHTCSLLLENYPESSDVYSEVPAITRSAKVDFDLLSENLVHLEKRCKASWDNLKVVTKHETKVVLKNKLTEFLKDCTQRILILKVVHRRVINRFHSFLLFLGQPSSSVRDIRVTSFCRIISEFSLEYRTTRERVLTLKQKRAAHRERTKTRGKMITETEKFSGAVPGEDGSSPVSGEAGPCQEEEHENMKNLLISTDHLMIDQKGMRRSRVVRSLGRVSPSQMFRAREDCTGSADDATDEIMDRLVKSVTQNPSDRPSSPKTRKRSRLNRKSMRRTLKSGLSLDVVQALGLNSQTAEQV